The window ATCAGACAGGAGCTGCTCAGTGCTCACCCAgactgggctgggagctgggccCAAGATGCTTTAGCTGGGAATTGTACTGGTTTTACCAAGCTGGaacatgaaaagcaaactgAACTGAATTTATGGGCTGCAGTTTAAGTACAGGCAAAAGATTTGGACACCTACAGTACACAGATAAATATCCTGACTGAACTCCATCTTGTTGACTGAACTCCATCTGAAATAGAGGTAACAGCTGCCTTTGCTCTAGGATTTCCCCCATCTTGTTTTTTTGGATGGTATAGACAAGAGTAATCTGATTCCCTCATCAGGAAAGAATATAATTTGTACTGTTTGGGTTTTCCTTTCTGATAGGGTGTGATGTTGCTTTGCTGAAGTTTGAAGAACCTCTCCTCAGTCCTTTCCAGACAGACATGAGCAGTCTGTGTTTCTCAGCAGTGGTACACGAGTGATCCTGCACCCTCCTTCATGGCTAAACATGGGGCTGGTGCTTGAGCAGATCATTTCACCTGGACCTTGGCTGGTTCTTCCTCCAGAGCTAAGGGAATTTGCCTTTTTGCTGAAGGAAGTGCAGgaacataaatatatatgtggggaaaaatatgatttttttttttcagaggtctATTGTCTTTGTGCACGAAGTGGAGTCACGTGGGGCACTTTAAATTCAGAACAAAGATTCCTGGGAGAATCTGATGGCACTTGCTATCTGTCCATCATCATATTTATTAGTAGTATGAAATTTATTGTTGTTATTCTTGTTGTTACCCACTGAGCATCTCTTGTTTTGGGTTTCAGGAGCAGTGAGTTAGAGTGTAGGGTTGTGTGTATGGCAATGCCACATGGACTTCAAAAATACAACATTAGACTGGATATATTTGCACAAGCAGAACAGAAACTTTATTATGTAGGTTCTTCactagagaaacaaaataaccaCTGGCAGAGAACAAGCTTCTTGTTTCTGACCCATAGAGCCATGGAAAAAGGGAGAGCAAAGGAGCAAACTTGAGGAAAGACATCAAGCTGGTGCATATTCTTGGGTTACATTCTTGTgattttgcaaaaggaaaaggctgTTTTCCTGAGCACTACCCAAGGGTTTGGCTGTGCTGCTTTTACATGATGTGAAATGCAGGAGAGGATTCAGTGCTTCTTTATTAGAATCTCCTGCTAGGAGGTTTTCCATCATCATCTGTGCCAGTTCTTCTGCTCAGAGATCCTGctgtaggaggaaaaaaaaaatcaatcagctagggaaaaaaaatgcactgctgacacactgaagagctgtgcatggggttttttggtttgttttgtcgCAAGTGCACATCACATGTCAGATTTGAACGTATCTTACATGTTATGTGAATCAAAAGAACTCAGGAATCTTTGGGAGATTTCTCTATTTTAGAATCCCATGAGGTGTTCATGCAAACATTTTGGCAAGGTGCTTGTGAAAGTGCATATAAAGTAAgataaattattatatttttgtctCTAAGCAATAAAGAATGTGGTCGTATCAGAGAGAATGTAATCCGTGTTAGTAAGAAAAaatcctaagaaaaaaaatatttatttactccTATTTTCTCAATTCACTTCAGCCcctctttaaataaaaatttttcttaCCATCCTTAGGGTTCACTCCTGACAggctgtagaaaaaaaacaaaagaaatatttgattaATGACCAACCACTGAAACCATTGTCCCTTAGGAGCCACTGCCTGTGGGTGCTATGAAttcactgctgctggctgggccCATTTCTCAGCTGTGCCCTTACTGGTGTTACTGGTAAGTGCTTTCTGCTTTGAAGGCCACTCCTATGTACTTGGAAAGAAACATGAACAGCAGTCAGACCAGTTCTTGGTCCTGATATGTGTCtatatatttcttaaaaagtCATGATCTAGGAATGATATAAGGAGTCAAGATGTTTGTATGTACCACAATGGATTTGGAAATGTAGCTTGAGTTCTTGCAGTGCCTGGGACTTGATTGGGCGTCTGTTCTGCCAGGACTCCAAAGGCTGCGGGCACAGTGTGAGTCAGTAACCTGGAGTAACCTAGCAACCTCACCTAACAACTGCTTTACAATGTGTCATGTCTGAACCTTAGCTAATCCTCCCCGAATTTGTGTAGAGTAACGTACTGAGCGTCCTGGCCCTCCAGCAGCTGCCGGTAAGTGGCGATTTCCTTCTCCAGGCGGCTTTTGATGTCCATGAGCATTTTGTACTCCTGGTTCTGACGCTCCATGTCACAGCGCAGCTcgctcagctgctcctcaacGCTGGTGATGAGGACCTGGATCTGGGCCAGCTGTGCACAGTATCGTCCTTCTGTATCTCGCAGGTTGGCTTCCAGGCCAGCTTTCTAAAGCAGAATAACATCAGCAGAGGTTAACATGCAGATTTGTCCCAAGGAGAGGCAAGatagagagggaggaaaggagacagCTCCATACCATGCTGAGCTGTGACTGGAGCTCGATCTCCAGGCTCTGGACCGTGCGTCTCAGTTCTGTGATCTCTGATTTGCTGCTCTGGATCAGCTCTGTGTGAGTGGCTACTTCACGGTTCAGCTCAtcagtctgaaagaaaaaaacaactgtaaaaTCACACACAGATTGTATAAAAATTCTCAGTTGTTTTGAGAAAGGGAGGGCCCATTCCATCTGCTGGGGCAGTCATAATGAGGTAACTGTACCTGAGTGAGGAACCAAGCCTCTGCATCTTTACGGTTCTTCTCAGCCAGAGTTTCATATTGCTCCCTCATCTCAGAGAGAATTCTGGTCAGGTCGATGCCAGGAGCTGCATCCATCTCCACATTGACTGTTCCACTCAGCTGATTTGAATACTCCTTCATTTCCTGTGTGGGCAGAAGGCAGAGGACACAAAAAAGATGAGGCTCTCTCTTCTCATACATCAGCAGTGCATGAAGTGGTGTCCAGTACTTGAATTATCAAGTGTCAAAGATGGAACACACATAAAAACGTTTATCAAATCTTACTCTCATTGCACAAGCTTTTCTACTCTCTGTatactcacacacacacacatatttatgTGTGGCTTGTATGTATGTTTCTTTTGCTCAGCTTAACTGTCTCAGTGACCTGTCCTGCTTGTGAATGTCAAACTGAAACTAATATATCTGAACAGTCTGAAACCAGAGAAATACTCTGAGGACACACTTTGGATTCTTTAAATATTATCATTTTCTTCTTACTAAGCTGTAACATcatcattctctttttttgtttgcatttcttcctccccacccAAAAGGTTTAAATTCCAAAGGGAAATAGTTTCCTCTCTGCCCTGTTACAGACTCTCACCTCCTCATGGTTCTTCTTCAGATAAGCCAGCTCCTCCTTCAGGTTCTCAATCTGCATCTCCAGGTCAGCTCTGGACAGGGTCAGCTCATCCAGGACTCTGCGCAGGCCGTTGATGTCAGACTCCACACTCTGGCGCAGGTACAGCTCATTCTCATACCTGCAGTTTGAGAAAGAAACAAGCTCTGGAATGTGTACAAGTTGTGTTCAGCACTGCAAAATTTTATATTGAGTGTAGGAGGAACAGTGGGCTATAAATGAAGACATATATATTGAAAAGAAGTGTAAAAGGAgtaaagatcttttttttccaacagcCTCCTATGACATAAGAACATGCATTGCCATCTGATCTTGTTCTTGAGTACAGGACGTTTCACTGTGCAGAACCTAACAGTGGCAATCAGCATCAATAGAAAAATGGTCACACAGGACAGTCCATCTGCAGTGTCCTCTCAAATGCGGTGTGAAGGACAGCAGAGATTGTCCAGTTCTGCCTGGGACACTAGAAAACACAAACCTGCTAGGACAACACTGCAAGAGGAACTGAACATCAGAAAATTGatttgagagagagagacaaggAGAGAGAAGACAAATGTGCTCCAGGCAAACTTACTTCAGTCTGAAGTCATCTGCAGCCAGCCTGGCATTGTCAATCTCCAAAATGACTCTGGAATTGTCAATAGTAGCTGCAAGAATCTGGcaattaagaaacagaaaaaggtttCTGTGAATAATGGTGAAATATCACAGTCCTGAGGACACAGTAGCTCCTTATCGAGGCTGTAAACCATCAAGGAAGGTAGAAAATAAATGGAGTTATGTTATGATGTCACTGCTTAACCATGCTGCTGGGAGTGCAGTAGTCATTTCAGGATGTAGTCTTGCTCTTTGGTCACACTGTCATTCTTACAGCTTTTATAGAGAAAAGCCAAAACCACTCAGCTCTCTTCTACATTCCATGTGCAAACCAGAGAGCTGAGAGACCTTTGTATAAAACCAATTAGAAACATAactgtaaaatacatttgtacAGCACCTGATCTTATCTGTAGCTAGGAGAACTCATTTTTTTCAACCTTTGAGGCCTACCTATCATATTCATTACTATTTAATTACTGAATAAATATATTGAGAATTCTATGCACATTTTCCACATTTGCTCACTTGTTTTAAATTCAACAAGGGTCACATTTTCAGGTCAGCAGATTTGCTTTTTCAatcaagaaaaatctgttcttttctgcTAGAATGCTCACAACCACAATGTGTTTGTGTTTGAGGATtccaatatttattttgcaattattttagtttattttaaagaagtggAATGAGCAGTTCCAAAGTTCTAAGGCATTCTTATAACTCTATCTGTGACTGTCATACCTTGTCTCGGAGATCTTCAATTATCTTGTAATAATTACTGTAGTCCCGGGCTGGGCTGGTTGGACCTTGCTTCTGGTACCAGTCTCGGATTTTAACTTCTAAATCTGAATTTGCCTCCTCCAGAGCTCGCACCTTGTCCAGGTACGCAGCCAGACGGTCATTCAGGTTCTGCATGGTTATCTTCTCGTTTCCAGAGAGAAGGCCATCACCACCAGCAGTTTCAAAACATCCCCCATAGACACCTCCTCCACCAAAGCCACAGGCTGCACCACCAGCAAAGCCACCGGCTGCACCACCACCAAAGCCACCGTAGCCTCCTCCAAAACCACTACCAAAGCCAGAGCACACACCACCACCGTATCCACCTCCTACAGAGGAGACATACCTAGCTGAGGACACAGAGACACCCCTGCCACCAGATCCTCCATGGATGCTTGGGGCTCTGTAGGTTCCTCCTGCTCGGGCAGAGGAAAGGCGAGAGTTACCTCCACCGTAGGTAGAAGAAGAGCTGTGCACAAAGGAAGTGGCCATAGCTGCAGTACAAGCAGGTGCTAAGGTCAGCTGCTCAGCTTGGTGCAGAAGAGGAAGGTGTGTGCCTTccactgccctgctgctgcttttatatCCTCAAGATAGGGTGTTAAGAGACAAACCcatcctgcagccctccctCCAAAAATTCTCCTCCCTAGAGGTGAGGCCAATTGTGATGACATTCCTCACAAAAGGAGCTGGCTGTGCATCTCAGGGGCTAGggcttgggttttctttgttaattaaaaaaaatggatgatTCAGATGAGTGTTTTTCTTCAGGCTATAGTTCTGAAACTTGGAGTTTACTTCTCTGACATTTAAGAGTGGAAAAACAAAGTGAGTTCAACCACACCCTCTTATCCATTTACAACAATCACCATGGTTATttcaagtttgctttttttctaaaagtgaAGTGTAAGTAAAATTCTCCTTTCCTTGCAAAATGTGCAGTCATCCAGTCATTTCACCACTATATCTCCTTTTCTATCAGTGTTTTTCCCATTCAAAATTTGGGATTGAATTTTGTATGTTCTTGTTCTTTGCTTCAAACTAATATTTAGATTTTGGTGTCTGAATTTCTAGTACAAAAAGGATATCATCATAGCATTGCATGAGGAGCAGTTAGCATCCATCAGTGTACAGGGAGGGATGGGCATAGTTAATTTATCAGTGCTTATGAAATAGTCAAGAAAAGTACTATGAGATTTAAATAATTcagttaaaagaagaaatatgggAGGAATAAGTTCCTGTtactttttgaaaatgtaaaaactGGGTTTGCATGAAACAATTTAGATGGGAATTGATGTGTTTAATACCAGTATGCActatgaaatgaaataattcatGAAAATAAGATTTGAGAAACACTTAGAAGAGTCATTGTAGTCCCTCATTGAAAGTAGGAGTCTGAAACACAAGTATGCATCAAATTTAATCATTTATTAGGGAAATTCAAACTCAATACTGTGTAATTATGGGAAACCAGATTTGGGAGATTTTTAAGGAAGTATTAACTTCTTATTTACCCTGCTGGGGTGTGTCACTGGGGATGATGTGTGTGGGCAGTGTGGCAATAGTCTGGAGTTTGTAGAGTGAGCCCTGTCCTCTTTGCACAACGAGGTGACATTCTTCAGGTCAAAGTCACAAGTTGCAGCTGAAGAAGGGATCTGGTGTGGCAGTAAATGGCACTGAGGGGCAGGATGGATTCAGGAACCTGAGGTTTGAGAGtagggaggagagctgggatggagggaagaTGGAACTCTCTTAGGTCTCTAGTTCAGAACCAccaaaattcttttaaaataaaactttgaaataacaaagaaaaattatacatttGCTAACAACATAGTAAAGAGAGTGTTGCTTCTAGCACATCTTTTTGGCAGAATCTAGCAACAGAAAACGAACTTTGAAATGGGTGATTTCAGAGCAACAGAAGCTCGTATCAGATGCTGGAATAAACAGAAGGATTTCTTTTGAATTTACACTTGAGACTTTTAATGCAACCATTTTACTAAAAAGATGAGTActtgggaagaaagaaataccAAAAGTTGAGCTGTCATACGCCTGGCTCTGAGTGTGTCCACTCATTCTTCCACCCATTAGCAATGCCGAGGTGTTTCATAGCTGTGGAAACATGTTTCAGACTGAACCTGGACCTTTGCCACAACAGTTGAATTTTGCTCTTGGGCAGATTAATGGTTCTGCATAGCTTGCCAGATCTGTGTATCTCCAAGAGTTAGTATTGCAGGAAACAAGTTTAGACAAACTCtcttaaagataaaaaatttcttcaaggCCTCCGTAGTGTAAATATCCTGAGGTGTGTGTGCTGCTAGGGTCTGTTTGACTCTGGGTAATCCCACAATACAGAAgataaaattccatttaaaaaaaaaatccaacagaatTATTTCTAGAAAGCACCATAAACTTTAACAGGAAAGTTTGgggatttttcagttttctttcactcaaaaaaacccaaccaaccaaccagccaaccaaaaaaaccccctaaacTATTTCAAACATGAGCCTTTATTCTGCTCTCACTACTAAAATTATTTATCCAGTATCTTGACACACAGTTTCACCCTTTCCACAGCACTCAGCGTTGTGCTCATGGAGCAGCACCTTGGTTTGTCATGCTTTGACAGAGCTTTTCTGGCAGACATTCCCTGACATGTCTGTGCTGTGCAAAATACTTCAGTACTTCTGTTCTGGGATTAACGGAATTGA of the Calypte anna isolate BGI_N300 chromosome 27, bCalAnn1_v1.p, whole genome shotgun sequence genome contains:
- the LOC103539283 gene encoding keratin, type I cytoskeletal 15 isoform X2 produces the protein MATSFVHSSSSTYGGGNSRLSSARAGGTYRAPSIHGGSGGRGVSVSSARYVSSVGGGYGGGVCSGFGSGFGGGYGGFGGGAAGGFAGGAACGFGGGGVYGGCFETAGGDGLLSGNEKITMQNLNDRLAAYLDKVRALEEANSDLEVKIRDWYQKQGPTSPARDYSNYYKIIEDLRDKILAATIDNSRVILEIDNARLAADDFRLKYENELYLRQSVESDINGLRRVLDELTLSRADLEMQIENLKEELAYLKKNHEEEMKEYSNQLSGTVNVEMDAAPGIDLTRILSEMREQYETLAEKNRKDAEAWFLTQTDELNREVATHTELIQSSKSEITELRRTVQSLEIELQSQLSMKAGLEANLRDTEGRYCAQLAQIQVLITSVEEQLSELRCDMERQNQEYKMLMDIKSRLEKEIATYRQLLEGQDAHLSGVNPKDGSLSRRTGTDDDGKPPSRRF
- the LOC103539283 gene encoding keratin, type I cytoskeletal 15 isoform X1 — its product is MATSFVHSSSSTYGGGNSRLSSARAGGTYRAPSIHGGSGGRGVSVSSARYVSSVGGGYGGGVCSGFGSGFGGGYGGFGGGAAGGFAGGAACGFGGGGVYGGCFETAGGDGLLSGNEKITMQNLNDRLAAYLDKVRALEEANSDLEVKIRDWYQKQGPTSPARDYSNYYKIIEDLRDKILAATIDNSRVILEIDNARLAADDFRLKYENELYLRQSVESDINGLRRVLDELTLSRADLEMQIENLKEELAYLKKNHEEEMKEYSNQLSGTVNVEMDAAPGIDLTRILSEMREQYETLAEKNRKDAEAWFLTQTDELNREVATHTELIQSSKSEITELRRTVQSLEIELQSQLSMKAGLEANLRDTEGRYCAQLAQIQVLITSVEEQLSELRCDMERQNQEYKMLMDIKSRLEKEIATYRQLLEGQDAHLSGVNPKDAGSLSRRTGTDDDGKPPSRRF